Proteins from one Mycobacterium sp. EPa45 genomic window:
- a CDS encoding Zn-ribbon domain-containing OB-fold protein produces MQKALAPEISTWPEDNPQLIGSKCASCSAVVFPSQQRCPHCSAGGMNEVKLPRRGTLVAWTTQGFPPGAPYIGPTGKDFVPFGVGLVQLDDVVRVEGRLTENDPEKLKWGMDVELTMIPFATDAEGNEIVTFAFQPAEGA; encoded by the coding sequence ATGCAGAAGGCCCTGGCGCCCGAAATCTCCACTTGGCCGGAGGACAATCCGCAGCTGATCGGCAGTAAATGTGCCAGTTGCTCGGCCGTGGTGTTTCCGAGCCAGCAGCGTTGCCCGCACTGCAGCGCGGGCGGCATGAACGAGGTCAAGCTGCCCCGACGCGGCACCCTGGTCGCGTGGACGACGCAGGGCTTCCCCCCCGGCGCCCCCTACATCGGTCCGACGGGCAAGGATTTCGTCCCGTTCGGTGTCGGCCTGGTGCAGCTCGACGACGTCGTGCGGGTCGAAGGTCGGCTCACCGAGAACGACCCCGAGAAGCTCAAGTGGGGCATGGACGTCGAGCTGACGATGATCCCGTTCGCCACCGACGCCGAGGGCAATGAGATCGTCACGTTCGCGTTCCAGCCGGCGGAAGGGGCATGA
- a CDS encoding LLM class F420-dependent oxidoreductase: MRFGLFIPQGWRLDLAGIPTEKHWQVMRDLADHADAGPWDSLWVYDHFHTVPIPSDEATHEAWTLMAAYAATTSRIKLGQMCTAMSYRNPVYLAKVAATTDIISGGRVQMGIGGGWYEHEWRAYGYGFPSAGVRLARLDEGVQIMRDAWRDGKVSFEGKQYQVDGAIVAPKPLQEGGIPLWIAGGGEKVTLKIAAKYAQYTNFTSEPDGFAHKSRVLAEHCREVGTDFDAIVRSANVNAILGSSADDVTARVKRVRDRLAGLCGDAAADAMMTTVSAPGSAAGTPEQVIESLTGLRDLGCEYVICYFPEAAYDRSGIELFEREVIPALT, from the coding sequence ATGCGCTTCGGACTGTTCATCCCGCAGGGCTGGCGACTCGATCTGGCCGGCATTCCCACTGAAAAGCACTGGCAGGTAATGCGTGATCTGGCCGATCACGCGGACGCGGGTCCGTGGGACTCGCTGTGGGTGTACGACCATTTCCACACCGTGCCCATCCCGAGCGATGAAGCCACGCACGAGGCGTGGACCCTGATGGCTGCCTACGCCGCGACCACCTCGCGGATCAAGCTCGGCCAGATGTGCACCGCGATGAGCTACCGCAACCCCGTCTATCTCGCCAAGGTCGCCGCCACCACCGACATCATCTCCGGGGGCCGTGTCCAGATGGGCATCGGCGGCGGCTGGTATGAGCACGAGTGGCGGGCGTATGGCTACGGCTTCCCGTCCGCGGGAGTGCGGCTGGCCCGGCTCGACGAGGGCGTCCAGATCATGCGAGATGCCTGGCGGGATGGAAAGGTCAGTTTCGAGGGCAAGCAGTATCAGGTGGACGGGGCGATTGTCGCTCCTAAGCCGTTGCAGGAGGGCGGGATTCCACTGTGGATCGCCGGTGGCGGCGAGAAGGTGACGCTCAAGATCGCGGCGAAGTACGCGCAGTACACCAACTTCACCTCCGAACCCGACGGGTTCGCGCACAAGTCGCGGGTGCTCGCCGAGCACTGCCGTGAGGTCGGCACGGACTTCGACGCCATCGTCCGGTCGGCCAACGTCAACGCGATCCTCGGCAGCTCGGCCGATGATGTCACCGCGCGGGTGAAGCGCGTGCGCGACCGACTGGCCGGGTTGTGCGGCGACGCCGCTGCCGACGCGATGATGACGACGGTCAGTGCGCCCGGCTCCGCGGCGGGAACTCCCGAGCAGGTCATCGAGAGCCTCACCGGGCTGCGCGACCTGGGTTGTGAATACGTGATCTGCTACTTCCCCGAGGCCGCCTACGACAGGTCCGGCATCGAGTTGTTCGAGCGTGAGGTGATCCCCGCGCTGACGTGA
- a CDS encoding PE-PPE domain-containing protein produces MRAAGFIGRVGGLAVALGVGAAVYGGATAWADGAGSGDSSAHAGSARPGSSQTAAGPAKHSATTATSGRPHPATSVRAQSITSPPTAKAAPAATAGPSTPDVPPAESLLEVAALAYSRRDTGASARPATATSPAPDAQVQVAAAQNTAVIMGPSGVPIPKPSYIQNVFNLYIAPSYPGSIPFQLDTPEGLYPITGVKSLPLNVSVQQGIQILAASIAEQVAAGNTATVFGYSQSAIISSLIMSQLPSGTPVNFVLVGNEMNPNGGLLSRFPGLNLPSLGLPFYGATPENAFPTTNYTLEYDGFADFPRYPLNVLSVLNAGLGIIFVHTKYADLTSQQVNSAIPLATTDPSQKYYIIPTANLPLLEPLRLLPVIGNPIADLLQPALKVVVNLGYGDPQYGWSTNGFANQQTTFGFIPNVDWGQVANLFVAGIGQGLQAFVADVSPGGVMQHELAALKWPTPGPAALPTPSGVISTLQTVTTDIAYTISNSAAALYAAALPTADIVNAIVTMLPAYGINLFLSGIQQALSGDVINGLVNAIGLPIAAATGLVTTAGLIEALVLLQAVQGFFGQETNV; encoded by the coding sequence GTGCGCGCAGCGGGGTTCATCGGTCGAGTTGGCGGGTTGGCGGTTGCGCTGGGCGTGGGTGCCGCCGTGTACGGCGGCGCGACGGCGTGGGCCGACGGCGCAGGCTCGGGTGACTCCTCGGCGCATGCCGGCTCGGCCCGGCCGGGTTCCAGCCAGACCGCGGCCGGACCGGCCAAGCACAGCGCGACCACGGCAACGTCCGGACGGCCACATCCGGCGACATCGGTGCGAGCCCAGTCCATCACCTCGCCGCCAACCGCCAAGGCGGCGCCGGCAGCGACCGCCGGTCCTTCGACACCAGACGTGCCACCTGCCGAGTCGCTCCTCGAGGTGGCGGCGCTCGCCTACAGCCGTCGCGACACCGGCGCCTCAGCGCGTCCCGCGACCGCCACATCGCCGGCGCCGGACGCCCAGGTGCAGGTCGCCGCCGCCCAGAACACCGCGGTGATCATGGGCCCCAGCGGAGTTCCGATCCCCAAACCGAGTTACATCCAGAACGTCTTCAATCTCTACATCGCGCCGTCGTATCCAGGCTCCATCCCGTTCCAGCTGGACACCCCCGAAGGGTTGTACCCGATCACCGGGGTGAAGAGCCTGCCACTGAATGTGTCTGTGCAGCAGGGCATTCAGATTCTCGCCGCGTCAATCGCCGAGCAAGTCGCCGCGGGAAACACCGCCACGGTATTCGGCTACTCCCAGAGCGCGATCATCTCGTCACTGATCATGAGCCAGCTGCCGTCGGGCACACCCGTCAACTTCGTTTTGGTCGGCAACGAGATGAACCCCAACGGCGGGCTCCTGTCCCGCTTCCCTGGACTGAATCTTCCGAGCCTCGGTCTGCCCTTCTACGGCGCCACCCCGGAAAACGCCTTCCCCACCACGAACTACACCTTGGAGTACGACGGGTTCGCCGACTTCCCGCGCTACCCGCTCAACGTCCTATCGGTTCTCAACGCCGGACTGGGCATCATCTTCGTGCACACCAAATACGCGGATCTCACGTCTCAGCAAGTCAATTCGGCCATCCCGTTGGCGACGACCGACCCGAGTCAGAAGTACTACATCATCCCGACCGCAAATCTCCCGTTGCTCGAGCCGCTGCGGCTGCTACCGGTGATCGGCAATCCGATCGCCGACCTGCTGCAGCCCGCCCTGAAGGTCGTCGTCAACCTCGGTTACGGCGACCCTCAGTACGGCTGGTCGACCAATGGATTCGCCAATCAGCAAACGACTTTCGGCTTCATTCCCAATGTCGACTGGGGCCAGGTAGCCAACCTGTTCGTCGCCGGAATCGGACAGGGGCTGCAAGCCTTCGTCGCCGACGTCAGTCCGGGTGGGGTGATGCAGCACGAACTCGCCGCGCTGAAGTGGCCGACACCCGGGCCGGCCGCCCTTCCGACCCCCTCGGGCGTCATCTCGACCCTGCAGACGGTGACCACCGACATCGCCTACACCATCTCCAATTCCGCTGCGGCCCTGTATGCAGCGGCGCTGCCTACCGCCGACATCGTCAACGCCATCGTCACGATGCTGCCCGCCTATGGAATCAACCTGTTCCTCAGCGGCATTCAGCAAGCCCTGTCCGGCGACGTGATCAATGGGCTGGTCAACGCGATCGGACTACCGATCGCCGCCGCCACCGGTTTGGTCACCACGGCGGGCCTGATCGAGGCGCTCGTACTGCTCCAGGCCGTCCAGGGATTCTTCGGCCAGGAGACGAACGTCTAG
- a CDS encoding DNA repair helicase XPB: protein MTEGPLIVQSDKTVLLEVDHELAGAARSAIAPFAELERAPEHIHTYRITPLALWNARAAGHDAEQVVDALVSFSRYAVPQPLLVDIVDTMARYGRLQLVKSPVHGLVLVSLDRAVLEEVLRNKKISPMLGARIDDDTVIVHPSERGRIKQMLLKIGWPAEDLAGYVNGEAHPIDLSQDGWELRDYQQMAADSFWDGGSGVVVLPCGAGKTLVGAAAMAKAGATTLILVTNTVAGRQWKRELIARTSLTEEEIGEYSGERKEIRPVTIATYQVITRRTKGEYKHLELFDSRDWGLIIYDEVHLLPAPVFRMTADLQSRRRLGLTATLIREDGREGDVFSLIGPKRYDAPWKDIEAQGWIAPAECIEVRVTMTDNERMLYAVAEPDERYKLCSTAHSKIAVVKSILAKHPGEPTLVIGAYLDQLDELGAELGAPVIQGSTKNAEREALFDAFRRGEVKTLVVSKVANFSIDLPEASVAVQVSGTFGSRQEEAQRLGRLLRPKHDGGGAVFYSVVSRDSLDAEYAAHRQRFLAEQGYGYVIKDADDLLGPAI, encoded by the coding sequence ATGACTGAAGGTCCATTGATCGTGCAGTCCGATAAAACCGTGCTGCTCGAAGTCGACCATGAACTCGCCGGTGCGGCCCGTTCTGCAATCGCCCCGTTCGCCGAACTCGAACGCGCGCCCGAGCACATCCACACCTACCGCATCACCCCGCTGGCGCTGTGGAACGCCCGCGCCGCCGGCCATGACGCCGAGCAGGTGGTCGACGCGCTGGTCAGCTTCTCGCGCTATGCCGTACCGCAGCCGCTGCTGGTCGACATCGTCGACACGATGGCGCGCTACGGCCGGCTGCAGCTGGTCAAGAGCCCGGTTCATGGCCTGGTTCTGGTCAGCCTCGATCGGGCCGTGCTCGAAGAGGTGCTGCGCAACAAGAAGATCAGCCCGATGCTGGGCGCTCGTATCGACGACGACACGGTGATCGTCCATCCCAGTGAGCGCGGCCGGATCAAGCAGATGCTGCTCAAGATCGGCTGGCCGGCCGAGGACCTGGCCGGCTACGTCAACGGCGAGGCTCACCCGATCGATCTCTCGCAGGACGGCTGGGAACTCCGCGACTATCAGCAGATGGCCGCCGATTCTTTCTGGGACGGCGGCTCGGGTGTGGTGGTCCTTCCGTGCGGAGCGGGTAAGACGCTGGTCGGCGCGGCCGCGATGGCCAAGGCCGGCGCGACGACGCTGATCCTGGTCACCAACACCGTCGCGGGGCGGCAGTGGAAACGGGAGCTGATCGCACGGACATCGCTGACCGAGGAGGAGATCGGCGAGTACTCCGGTGAGCGCAAGGAGATCCGACCGGTCACCATCGCCACATATCAGGTGATCACCCGCCGCACCAAGGGCGAGTACAAGCATCTTGAGCTGTTCGACAGCCGCGACTGGGGCCTGATCATTTACGACGAGGTGCACCTGCTGCCCGCGCCGGTGTTCCGCATGACCGCCGACCTGCAGTCCCGTCGCCGACTGGGGCTTACTGCAACGTTGATCCGCGAGGACGGCCGCGAGGGCGACGTGTTCAGTCTCATCGGCCCCAAGCGATACGACGCTCCGTGGAAGGACATCGAGGCCCAGGGTTGGATCGCCCCGGCGGAGTGCATCGAGGTGCGCGTGACGATGACCGACAACGAGCGGATGTTGTACGCGGTCGCCGAACCTGACGAGCGCTACAAACTCTGCTCGACCGCACACTCGAAGATCGCGGTGGTGAAATCGATCCTCGCCAAGCATCCCGGCGAGCCGACGCTGGTGATCGGGGCCTACCTCGATCAGCTCGACGAGCTCGGCGCCGAACTGGGCGCACCGGTGATCCAGGGTTCGACGAAGAACGCGGAGCGCGAAGCGCTCTTCGACGCCTTCCGCCGCGGTGAGGTCAAGACGCTCGTGGTCTCCAAGGTGGCGAACTTCTCGATCGACCTGCCGGAAGCCTCCGTGGCCGTTCAGGTTTCGGGTACTTTCGGGTCCCGCCAGGAAGAGGCCCAGCGGCTGGGCCGGTTGCTTCGTCCCAAGCACGACGGCGGTGGGGCGGTCTTCTACTCCGTGGTCTCTCGCGACAGCCTGGACGCCGAGTACGCCGCACACCGGCAGCGGTTCCTCGCCGAACAGGGCTACGGCTACGTCATCAAAGACGCCGACGACCTGCTCGGTCCGGCGATCTGA
- a CDS encoding thiolase family protein → MSNDVAIIGVGLHPFGRFDKTAMQMGAEAIELALKDAGAEWKDIQFGFGGSYEVSNPDAVTRLVGLTGITFTNVFNACATAASAIQQTADTIRLGKYDIGIAVGLDKHPRGAFTDDPAKLALPQWYAQNGQFVTTKFFGIKANRYIHDHGISEETLARVANKNFRNGVLNPNAFRRKEISVEEIMASPVLNYPLRQYMFCAPDEGAAAVIMCRADIAHRFTDKPVYVRASEIRTRTFGAYEVHGTSAPLDEDVSPTVYAAKAAYEEAGIGPDDVDIAQLQDTDAGAEIIHMAETGLCADGEQEKLLADGATEIHGSLPINTDGGLIANGEPIGASGLRQMHELVRQLRGEAGERQVPGNPRVGLAQVYGAPGTASATILSL, encoded by the coding sequence GTGAGCAACGACGTCGCGATCATCGGGGTCGGCCTGCACCCGTTCGGCCGGTTCGACAAGACCGCCATGCAGATGGGTGCCGAGGCGATCGAGCTGGCGTTGAAGGACGCGGGAGCGGAGTGGAAGGACATCCAGTTCGGCTTCGGCGGCAGCTATGAGGTGTCCAACCCCGACGCGGTGACGCGCCTGGTCGGCCTGACCGGCATCACGTTCACCAACGTCTTCAACGCCTGCGCCACCGCGGCCAGCGCGATTCAACAGACCGCGGACACCATCCGGCTCGGCAAGTACGACATCGGCATCGCCGTCGGCCTGGACAAGCACCCGCGTGGCGCATTCACCGACGACCCGGCCAAGCTGGCGCTGCCGCAGTGGTACGCCCAGAACGGACAGTTCGTCACCACCAAGTTCTTCGGTATCAAGGCCAACCGGTACATCCACGATCACGGCATCTCCGAGGAGACGCTGGCGCGGGTGGCCAACAAGAACTTCCGCAATGGTGTGCTGAACCCGAACGCCTTCCGGCGCAAAGAGATCTCGGTCGAGGAGATCATGGCCTCGCCGGTGTTGAACTACCCGTTGCGGCAGTACATGTTCTGCGCTCCCGACGAGGGCGCCGCCGCGGTCATCATGTGCCGCGCGGATATCGCTCACCGATTCACCGACAAGCCGGTTTACGTGCGCGCCAGCGAGATTCGTACCCGCACCTTCGGTGCCTACGAGGTGCACGGCACCTCGGCGCCGCTCGACGAGGACGTGTCGCCGACCGTCTACGCGGCCAAGGCAGCCTACGAGGAGGCCGGAATCGGGCCCGACGACGTCGACATCGCCCAGCTGCAGGACACCGACGCCGGCGCCGAGATCATCCACATGGCCGAGACCGGTCTGTGCGCCGACGGGGAGCAGGAGAAGCTGCTGGCCGACGGGGCCACCGAGATCCACGGCTCGCTGCCGATCAACACCGATGGTGGCCTGATCGCAAACGGCGAGCCGATCGGCGCCTCGGGACTGCGGCAGATGCACGAGCTGGTGCGCCAGCTGCGCGGCGAGGCCGGCGAACGTCAGGTGCCGGGTAACCCGCGGGTCGGCCTCGCGCAGGTGTACGGCGCGCCCGGAACCGCTTCGGCGACAATTCTTTCGCTCTAG
- a CDS encoding fatty acid--CoA ligase family protein, translated as MSESAATISSTLATSLAGYGDAPCIEFNGRWYTGDEVAAYAAAIDDALRAAGVADGAAVGVVARNRPPHAAAVVGLLGAGRWVSMIYSFQSAEAIGRDIEQLELAAVVADRDDWTGPAITAARRTGTAGIAVSLTPPTVELVSGIERVSERLRAAGRDGSTGLQVLTSGTTGPPKRHPIPTAVLEHTVSSVAITGASADEPPELMYWPLGGIGGVCQLITGAYLGKRIALLEKFSVAEWVRVVKTYGIRRCGLQPAAVRMLLDADLCRDDLASLEYVISAAGPLDPETRDAFEERYGVPVLLAYGATEFAGSVCTWTPDLYREFGAAKRASSGRVMPNTEVRIVDSAGGGEVPTGEQGVLEAKIAAISPDWIRTNDLASVDADGFITLHGRADGAINRGGFKVLPETVRRVLVGHPSVRDAAVVGVPDARLGEVPFAVVEPVPGALPPDPADLVDLVREALPKHYVPVEVVVVADLPRNQSLKVSLRDVAAMYPGRVS; from the coding sequence GTGAGCGAGAGCGCCGCGACGATCAGCAGCACGCTGGCCACGAGCCTGGCCGGCTACGGCGACGCGCCGTGCATCGAGTTCAACGGACGTTGGTACACCGGTGACGAGGTTGCCGCCTACGCGGCCGCCATCGATGACGCGCTGCGGGCGGCCGGTGTCGCCGACGGGGCGGCAGTCGGCGTGGTGGCCCGCAACCGTCCACCGCATGCGGCGGCGGTGGTGGGATTGCTCGGCGCCGGGCGATGGGTGTCGATGATCTACTCATTCCAGTCGGCCGAGGCGATCGGGCGCGACATCGAACAGCTCGAACTGGCCGCGGTCGTCGCCGACCGGGATGACTGGACCGGGCCGGCGATCACCGCCGCCCGTCGCACCGGCACCGCGGGCATCGCGGTCTCGTTGACACCGCCCACGGTCGAACTCGTCAGCGGCATCGAGCGGGTCTCGGAGCGGCTGCGTGCCGCCGGTCGAGACGGCTCGACGGGTCTTCAGGTGCTCACCAGCGGCACCACCGGGCCGCCCAAACGCCACCCGATCCCGACCGCGGTGTTGGAGCACACCGTGTCCAGCGTGGCGATCACCGGTGCCTCCGCCGACGAGCCCCCCGAACTGATGTACTGGCCGCTCGGCGGAATCGGCGGGGTCTGCCAGCTGATCACCGGCGCTTACCTCGGCAAGCGGATCGCCCTGCTGGAGAAGTTCAGCGTCGCCGAGTGGGTTCGGGTGGTGAAGACCTACGGGATCCGGCGCTGCGGTCTGCAGCCTGCGGCGGTACGCATGCTTCTGGACGCCGACCTGTGCCGCGATGACCTCGCCTCGCTCGAATATGTGATCAGTGCTGCCGGACCGCTCGATCCCGAGACCCGGGACGCCTTCGAGGAACGGTATGGCGTTCCGGTGTTGTTGGCTTATGGCGCAACCGAATTCGCCGGTTCGGTGTGCACCTGGACCCCGGATCTCTATCGGGAGTTCGGCGCCGCCAAACGCGCCAGCTCGGGCCGGGTGATGCCCAACACCGAGGTCCGCATCGTCGACTCGGCCGGTGGTGGTGAGGTGCCGACCGGCGAGCAGGGCGTGCTGGAGGCCAAGATCGCTGCCATCAGCCCGGACTGGATTCGCACCAACGATCTGGCTTCGGTAGATGCTGACGGGTTCATCACGCTGCACGGCCGGGCCGACGGGGCGATCAATCGCGGTGGGTTCAAGGTACTGCCGGAGACGGTTCGCCGGGTCCTGGTCGGCCATCCGTCGGTCCGTGACGCCGCGGTCGTCGGCGTACCCGATGCCCGGTTGGGCGAGGTGCCGTTCGCCGTGGTCGAGCCCGTTCCCGGTGCCCTGCCCCCCGACCCTGCCGACCTCGTGGACTTGGTCCGTGAAGCCCTGCCCAAGCACTATGTGCCGGTCGAGGTGGTTGTGGTCGCGGATCTTCCGCGTAACCAATCGCTCAAAGTTTCACTTCGTGACGTCGCCGCGATGTACCCCGGCCGCGTGAGCTGA
- a CDS encoding acetyl-CoA C-acetyltransferase — MSEEAFIYEAIRTPRGKQRGGSLTEVKPLNLVVGLIDELRSRFPDLDETLISDVILGCVSPVGDQGADIARTAVIAAGMPETVGGVQLNRFCASGLEAVNTAAQKVRSGWDDLVLAGGVESMSRVPMGSDGGAMFTDPATMFDNYIVPQGISADLIATMEGFSREDVDRYAERSQERAAAAWSGGYFAKSVVPVKDQNGLVILDHDEHMRPGTTVESLGKLKSAFEGLAAMAGFDDVALQKYHWLEKINHVHTGGNSSGIVDGAALVLVGSEAAGKSQGLTPRARIVATATSGAEPTIMLTGPTPATRKVLDRAGLTVDDIDLFELNEAFASVVLKFQKDLNIPDEILNVNGGAIAMGHPLGATGAMITGTMVDELERRGAKRALVTLCIGGGMGVATIIERV, encoded by the coding sequence ATGTCCGAAGAAGCCTTCATCTACGAGGCCATCCGAACCCCGCGCGGCAAGCAGCGCGGCGGATCGCTGACCGAGGTCAAGCCCCTGAACCTGGTGGTCGGGCTGATCGACGAGCTGCGCAGCCGCTTTCCTGACCTGGACGAGACCCTGATCAGCGACGTCATCCTGGGCTGCGTCTCACCGGTTGGCGACCAGGGCGCCGACATCGCCCGCACCGCGGTGATCGCGGCCGGGATGCCCGAGACCGTCGGCGGCGTGCAGCTCAACCGGTTCTGCGCCTCCGGCCTCGAAGCGGTCAACACCGCCGCGCAGAAGGTTCGCTCCGGATGGGACGACCTGGTGCTCGCCGGCGGCGTTGAGTCGATGAGCCGCGTTCCGATGGGTTCCGACGGCGGTGCGATGTTCACCGACCCGGCCACCATGTTCGACAACTACATCGTGCCGCAGGGCATCAGCGCCGACCTGATCGCGACGATGGAGGGTTTCTCCCGCGAGGACGTCGACCGCTACGCCGAGCGGTCCCAGGAGCGGGCGGCCGCGGCCTGGTCCGGCGGCTACTTCGCCAAGTCCGTCGTTCCGGTCAAAGACCAGAACGGTCTGGTGATCCTCGACCACGACGAGCACATGCGTCCCGGCACCACCGTGGAAAGCCTGGGCAAGCTCAAATCGGCCTTCGAGGGCCTGGCCGCGATGGCCGGCTTCGACGATGTGGCGCTGCAGAAGTACCACTGGCTCGAGAAGATCAACCACGTCCACACCGGTGGCAACAGCTCCGGCATCGTCGACGGCGCCGCGCTGGTGCTGGTCGGCAGCGAGGCTGCCGGCAAGTCGCAGGGGCTCACCCCGCGGGCGCGCATCGTGGCCACCGCCACCAGTGGTGCCGAGCCGACGATCATGCTGACCGGCCCGACGCCGGCTACCCGCAAGGTGCTTGACCGCGCCGGCCTCACCGTCGACGACATCGACCTGTTCGAGCTCAACGAGGCCTTCGCGTCGGTGGTGCTGAAGTTCCAGAAAGACCTGAACATCCCGGACGAAATCCTGAACGTCAACGGCGGTGCGATCGCGATGGGTCACCCGCTGGGTGCCACCGGCGCGATGATCACCGGCACCATGGTCGACGAGCTGGAGCGTCGCGGCGCCAAGCGTGCCCTGGTCACGCTGTGCATCGGCGGCGGCATGGGCGTGGCCACCATCATCGAGAGGGTTTAA
- a CDS encoding 3-hydroxyacyl-CoA dehydrogenase NAD-binding domain-containing protein, with protein MAENTIAWDKDADGIVTLTLDDPTGGANVMNEHYKESMHNAVERLVAEKDSITGVVITSGKKTFFAGGDLKSMITAGPENAGEIFAEVEDIKRDLRALETLGKPVVAAINGAALGGGLEIALACHHRIVADVKGVQIGLPEVTLGLLPGGGGVTRVTRMLGIQNGFVNVLSQGTRFKPAAAKDNGLVDEIVSSVDELIPAAKAWIKANPEAHTQPWDAKGYKMPGGTPASPALAAILPSFPSLLRKQLKGAPMPAPRAILAAAVEGAQVDFDTASRIESRYFTELVTGPIAKNMIQAFFFDLQAINSGGSRPEGIGKTPITKIGVLGAGMMGAGIAYVSAKAGFDVVLKDVSLEAAQKGKGYSEKLEAKALERGRTTEERSREVLDRITPTADAADFKGVDFVIEAVFENQELKHKVFQEIEDIVEPNAILGSNTSTMPITGLASGVKRQEDFIGIHFFSPVDKMPLVEIIKGEKTSDEALARVFDYTLAIGKTPIVVNDSRGFYTSRVIGTFVNEALAMLGEGVEPASIEHAGSQAGYPAPPLQLSDELNLELMHKIALATRKGVEDAGGTYEPHPAEAVVEKMIEIGRPSRLSGAGFYEYVDGKRTQLWPGLRETFNSGTSTPPLQDMIDRMLFAEALETQKCFDEGVITTTADANIGSIMGIGFPPWTGGAAQLIVGYPHGGKAGFVARAKELAEKYGERFNPPASLL; from the coding sequence ATGGCAGAGAACACTATTGCGTGGGACAAGGATGCCGACGGCATCGTCACGCTGACGTTGGACGACCCGACCGGCGGGGCCAACGTGATGAACGAGCACTACAAAGAGTCCATGCACAACGCGGTCGAACGCCTTGTGGCCGAGAAGGATTCGATCACCGGTGTGGTGATCACCAGCGGGAAGAAGACCTTCTTCGCCGGCGGTGACCTCAAGAGCATGATCACCGCGGGCCCGGAGAACGCAGGCGAGATCTTCGCCGAGGTCGAGGACATCAAGCGTGACCTGCGCGCCCTGGAGACCCTGGGCAAGCCGGTCGTCGCCGCGATCAACGGCGCCGCGCTCGGCGGTGGCCTGGAGATCGCCCTGGCCTGTCACCACCGCATCGTGGCCGACGTCAAGGGCGTTCAGATCGGCCTGCCCGAGGTCACCCTCGGCCTGCTGCCCGGTGGCGGCGGCGTCACCCGCGTGACCCGGATGCTCGGAATCCAGAACGGCTTCGTCAACGTGCTGTCCCAGGGCACCAGGTTCAAGCCGGCCGCCGCCAAGGACAACGGCCTGGTCGACGAAATCGTCTCCAGCGTCGACGAATTGATCCCGGCCGCCAAGGCGTGGATAAAGGCCAACCCGGAAGCGCACACCCAGCCGTGGGATGCCAAGGGCTACAAGATGCCCGGCGGCACCCCGGCCAGCCCGGCGCTGGCGGCCATCCTGCCGTCGTTCCCGTCGCTGCTGCGCAAGCAGCTCAAGGGTGCGCCGATGCCGGCACCGCGGGCCATCCTGGCCGCCGCCGTCGAGGGCGCCCAGGTGGATTTCGACACCGCCAGCCGCATTGAGAGCCGGTACTTCACCGAGCTGGTCACCGGTCCGATCGCGAAGAACATGATCCAGGCGTTCTTCTTCGACCTGCAGGCCATCAACTCCGGTGGTTCACGGCCCGAGGGCATCGGCAAGACCCCGATCACCAAGATCGGTGTGCTCGGTGCGGGCATGATGGGCGCGGGCATCGCCTACGTCTCGGCCAAGGCCGGTTTCGACGTTGTGCTGAAGGATGTTTCGCTGGAAGCTGCCCAGAAGGGCAAGGGCTACTCGGAGAAGCTGGAGGCCAAGGCCCTCGAGCGTGGGCGAACCACCGAGGAAAGGTCCCGTGAAGTCCTCGATCGGATCACCCCGACCGCCGACGCCGCCGACTTCAAGGGCGTCGACTTCGTCATCGAGGCCGTTTTCGAGAACCAGGAACTCAAGCACAAGGTGTTCCAGGAGATCGAGGACATCGTCGAGCCCAACGCGATCCTCGGCTCCAACACCTCGACCATGCCGATCACCGGCCTGGCCAGTGGGGTGAAGCGCCAGGAAGACTTCATCGGAATCCACTTCTTCTCGCCGGTCGACAAGATGCCGTTGGTGGAGATCATCAAGGGCGAGAAGACTTCTGACGAGGCGCTGGCCCGGGTGTTCGACTACACGCTGGCCATCGGCAAGACCCCGATCGTGGTGAACGACAGCCGCGGCTTCTACACCAGCAGGGTCATCGGCACCTTCGTCAACGAGGCGCTGGCGATGCTCGGTGAGGGTGTCGAGCCTGCGTCGATCGAGCATGCGGGTAGCCAGGCCGGCTACCCGGCCCCGCCGCTGCAGCTCTCCGACGAGCTCAACCTGGAGCTCATGCACAAGATCGCCCTCGCCACCCGCAAGGGCGTCGAGGACGCAGGTGGCACCTACGAGCCGCATCCGGCCGAGGCCGTCGTCGAGAAGATGATCGAAATCGGCCGTCCCTCAAGGCTTTCCGGTGCTGGCTTCTACGAGTACGTGGACGGCAAGCGGACCCAGCTGTGGCCGGGGCTGCGCGAGACCTTCAACTCGGGCACCTCGACACCGCCGCTCCAGGACATGATCGACCGGATGCTGTTCGCCGAGGCGCTGGAAACCCAGAAGTGCTTCGACGAGGGCGTGATCACCACGACGGCCGACGCCAACATCGGCTCGATCATGGGAATCGGCTTCCCGCCGTGGACCGGTGGCGCCGCCCAGCTGATCGTCGGCTACCCCCATGGCGGCAAGGCCGGGTTCGTGGCGCGTGCCAAGGAGCTGGCGGAGAAGTACGGCGAGCGGTTCAACCCGCCGGCCTCCCTGCTCTAG